The DNA window GAACAAGGGACAGCTAAAAAAGAGTTTTCTGATAAAGCCATTAAATTACTCCAAGATTATGATTGGACTGGCAATATTCGTGAATTGCGCAATGTTGTAGAACGTCTTATTATTTTGGGTGGAATTGAAGTAAGTGAAAAGGACGTGAAGTTATTCGCATCAAAATAAAGGGTTATGAAAGAGATTAAGATTAATGAGTTTAAGGTAACCGAAAATATTCAGTTAAGTAACATATCTACGACTTTCAATTTAGGAGCCAATAAAAATACTGTAGAAGACGAATTAGAAGAGGTTCGTGAAAAACTTGGCGATTTTCAAAACACCATCTATGCACATGGTAAATATGCCATCTTAATTTGCATTCAAGGCATGGATACTGCTGGAAAAGACAGTATGATTAGAGAAGTGTTTAAAGATTTCAATACCAGAGGAATTGTAGTTCATAGCTTTAAAGTTCCAACCGAAAACGAACTAAATCACGATTATTTATGGCGACATTATATTGCACTTCCTGCACGAGGAAAGTTTAGTGTTTTTAATAGAACACATTATGAAAATGTATTAGTGACTCGAGTGCATCCAGGTTATATTTTAGGTGAAAATTTGCCTGATGTGAATTCTGTTGATGATATCAATGATGCATTTTGGGATCAACGTTTTAATCAGATTAACGATTTTGAAAAACACATTGCTGAAAATGGAACCATCATATTTAAATTTTTCCTTCATTTATCTAAAGAAGAACAAAAGAATCGATTATTACGTCGTTTAGAAAAACCGAATAAAAATTGGAAATTCTCTCCAGGCGATTTAAAAGAACGTAAACTTTGGGACAAATACCAAGACTGTTACGAAGATGCTTTAAATAGAACATCTAAACCTCATGCGCCTTGGTTTGCAATTCCTGCAGATGATAAACCAACAGCGCGTTATATTGTAGCTAAAATTTTATACGATACTCTAATTCAATATAAGGATATTGTTGAACCTGAGCTTGATGATGATATTAAAGCGAATCTTGATGTTTATATTAAACAACTTGAAAATGAATAGTTTTTTTATGATTTCTTTATAAATCCTCATTATTATAAGTAGTATATTTAGCTTCAATAAAAAATCTTACATGAAGCAATTAATCCTATTACTTTCTATTGTAATTACATGTCAACTTTCAGCACAAACTGATACAGAAAATCTAAAAAAAATATATGATAATTCGCTCACTAATGGTATGAGTTATCAATGGTTAGATCATTTGTCTAATCAAATTGGAGGACGACTTTCAGGATCTTTAAATGCCGAAATAGCTGTTCAATATACTAAAGAACAATTTGAAACTCTAGGTTTAGATAAAGTTTGGTTGCAACCAGTAATGGTACCACGTTGGATTAGAGGAGCTCCTGAATTTGCTTATATTGAAACGTCACCTGGAAAAACTACTAGCGTAAATATTTGCGCACTTGGCGGATCAATTGCTACACCAACTGGAGGCGTTAAAGCAAATCTTATTGAAGTTGAAACATACAAAGATCTTGAAGCCCTAGGTGAAACTAAAATTAAAGGTAAAATTGTATTTATTAACAGACCAATGCAAGCCAATTTAATCAATACGTTTGAAGCGTATGGTGGTTGTTCAAGTGAACGTTATAATGGCGCGAAAGAAGCTGCCAAATATGGTGCACTTGCTGTTATTGTACGTTCATTGAATTTGAGATTAGACGATTATCCACATACAGGTAGTATGAGTTATGGAGATTTGCCAAATTCACAGCGTATTCCTTCTGCTGCAATAAGTACAAACGATGCAGAATTGCTAAGTGGAATGATAGCTCTTAATAAGGATCTTAAATTTTACTTTAGTCAGAATTGTAAACAATTAGCAGATGTACAATCCTATAATGTGATTGGAGAAATTACTGGAAGCGAGTTTCCAAATGAAGTTATTGTGGTTGGTGGTCACCTTGATTCATGGGATTTAGGTGATGGTTCTCATGATGATGGAGCAGGAGTTGTGCAATCTATGGATGTATTACGCTTATTAAAAGAAAGTGGTATTCGTCCTAAACGAACCATTCGAGCAGTGTTATTTATGAATGAGGAAAATGGTTTACGTGGTGGTAAAAAGTATGCTGAAGTCGCTAAAAAGAAAGGTGAGAATCACATCTTTGCCTTAGAAAGTGATTCTGGTGGATTTACACCAAGAGGATTTAGTTTTCAATCTAGTGAAGCTATGTTGGCTAAAGTTCAAAGTTGGAGATCCTTATTCAAACCGTATTTAATTCATTATTTTGAAGCAGGTTACAGTGGAGCAGATATTGGTCCGTTGAAAAATGATAACATCGTTCTAGCTGGTTTACGTCCAGATTCGCAACGTTATTTTGATCATCATCATGCAGCAAATGACACCTTTGAACATGTGAATAAACGAGAATTAGAACTTGGTGCAGCATCAATGACAGCTTTGATTTATTTGATAGACAAGTATGGAACTGATACCATAACTAATGATACTGAATTGAAAGACTAAACAGGTTATTTTCCCTATAAGAATAGAATTTTAGAACCAAAATAAGATGAAACAAATTACACTTATTCTTGCTTTATTATTATCAATTGTTATTCAAGCACAAACTGAAGAGCAAGAACTTCCTTATTATGAAATTCCAGAATATTCCGAAACATTTACTGCTGGTACTGTAGCAGCAAGACTAGTTGATGCATTAGGATTTCGGTTTTATTGGGCTACAGAACATTTATCTGAACATGATTTGGGATATAAACCGAATGATTCAGTACGAACAACTGGAGAAACTGTGAAACACATCTATAATTTGTCTAAAACTATCGTTAATTCTACATTAAAAAAAGCTAATATTAGAGGTCAAAAGACTCCTGAAATGAGTTTTGAAGAACAACGTAGACAAACTCTTATCAACTTAAAAACAGCAGCAGATATTTTAAGACAAAGTGATGATATTTCACAATTTAAAATTATTTCTGGTAAACGTGAAACTCCGTTTTGGAATCAAATTAATGGGCCAATTGCTGATGCTATTTGGCATTGTGGACAGATTGCATCTTTCCGTAGAACTTCTGGGAATGCTATAAATCCTAAGGTGAATCATTTTTACGGAACAATAAAAGAGTAAGCTTAGCAGCAATTATTCGACAGTGTTATCGTCTTCATCTTTAGTTTCTTTTTGCATTTTGATATAGCCAGTTACTAGACGAACACCTAATCTTGCACAAAGAATTATGGCAATGACCATAACAATATCGAACCCACTCATAACATCACTTTTGAATACAACACCAAATTTAAAACATTGAATTCAGCTTAAAGTATTTTTAACAAGAATTGTGATTTATACTAATAATGTAAGTTCTATATAAGCTTTTGTTATTTTATACAAATAACCAATAAAACAATAAGTTGTCACCTTGAGCTCAGTCGAAAGGTCTTAGAATTTATAGTTTTTAATAGGTCTCGACTGCGCTCGACCTGACAGACATTATAGAATATCTATATTCAAATAAAAAACTGCTTATATAAGACTCAAGTTAATATGTTTAATTATTTCGGTTCAACAATCAAAAACACAGCAGTACTATCGCCAATATTTAAAACTTCATGCCATTCAATTTTGTCGTTATAAAATGAATAGCCAGAAGGTACATTCACTTCTCTAGTTCCAGTTGTGTCTTTAATTCTGAACTTACTTCCAGAAACCGTATAACCATAATGTGCATTATGATAATGACGTTCATGACCAACACCAGGAGGAAAGGTACATTTTAAGGTTCGTAATTTGTCGTTATCTTCTACAACTTCACAAATCACTTGATTGTTCCATCCTGCTTCATGAGGATCTGGCAGTTCTGGTTGGTTTTTACAATTCCATAACAGTAAAAAGAGACTAATTGAACTTATGATTTTAAAAGTAAATGTTGTATTTGATATGCGCATATAATTATTCTTTTAGCACTTTAATTTCTTTGTCGAGAGCTGTAATAAGTGACAAGATACTGCTCTCAACACGTTCTGCTCTATTTTTAACTGAGGAATTTTCAAAAGCTATGGCAGATACTACTTTAATAAATGCTTTATCTTTTTTTAGAATGCTAAAGTCTTCTTGTGAAATTTCATGCATCACATAATACGTTTGGTTTGCATCATAAGAAGGCGAGAAGTGTTCTATGAGTTTTGGTTCGCTATGTAAGGCATGAAATTGTATACGTTCTTCTTCATAACGTTTGTAATAGTTATAGAGTCTTTCATAATGTAGTGAAATATCATTTCTTAAGCTATCACTAGAAATGACACCAATGCCTTTAGAAACTAAAAGTCCGTAACCACTTGTATTCGGATCAAAATGTGGTGTTACTCTAAGTAAACCAGCAGTTATAAACAATTCTTCTGACGGAATTTCTTGAGTGTTAATATAAGTTTTTAAGGCATCACAAGCCGAATTGATATCTGCCATTATTGCAATATCTTCTTGAATTTCGTCTAAATCATGGTTTAGATTAGAGCGTATTTCTTCAATGATTTTTAATTCTAATTGATGTTCTTCTTGTTGTTTATTCCAAGTATTAATCTGCAAGGCGATGAGAATTCCAATGACTACAAGAATAATTTCACCAATAGCATATTTGAAATATTTAGAGGTTTTGTTTTCCATAATTAAGCTTTGTCTAATAGCCTGAAGAATTTAATCATACTACTGTTTTTTGTTCAATTCTTCATTTATTATCTTAATCGTAATGTTTATGAAATCTCGAGTGTTGAGATCGTTTATAACTATATAATCATGATTGTGTTTGTGATGCCACACTTGATTTTCAAACTCCATCAGGTCTTTTTCCGATAAATTGTATTCAAATGGCGATTTTTCTTTATAGTCTTCAAATAGTTTTTCTTATCAAATGGTAGCTTTTTTGTAAGTTCTCCATTAGCTAAAGGAAATCGTTTCATTAAAAATGGCATCAAGTTCATGGTATAATGATCAGATCTAAAAAGGATATCTTCTTCAGAATCTCTTAAAAGTGTAAGCCAATTACCCAATTGTGTGCGTAACGTGTCATTTTTTAGAATACTTATTTTTCCAGAATTAACAATTTCATCAGAAATCCCTGTTCGAGCATCGAAAGATTGAAATGTTCCAAGCGTAACCAGTAATTCATCAGTTAGTTTAGTGTCCTTGTCTATGGTGCCTGATCTAATCATTTGAGTAAGGCTAATGCAAGCTTGACTTACTTTTTCATTAACGATAAGTCCTTCTTCAAGCGTGCCTAAATTATATTGAAACTCATCTAATAGACCAATTAGTAATTCTTCTTCCTTTTTGTTTTCAATACGTTGTAGGTTCCAAGTGTTAATTTGTAATGCAATTAAAATTCCAATGACGACAAGTACAATTTCACCTATAGCATATTTGAAATATTTTGGGGTTTTACCTTCTGCTAAAAGGGTTTTACGAATATTTCGAAAGAGTTTAATCATAGTTGTAATTCTCGATTGGTTTCGATGATAATTCTATCTATAGTTTTCTCAAGATTTTTAAGTATTATTATATAATTTTTTATATCCCAAGCATGGGCATCCATTACATTTTCAAATTCAATATCCTGAAACATTTTGTAATTGGAATGTTTGAGTTTTGTTTTATTATGCCATTCCAGAATGCCATAACTATCGATATTTTTTAATGAAGCATGCTTTATTAAATAGGGTAACACGATACTCTGACTAATTTCATCTAATGTTTTATAATTTTCTTCGTTTTCTTCTAAATTGACAGACCAATCAAAAAGTTGTAATCGCAATGAATCTGAAGTAATTAAATTGAGCTTGCCAGAAGAAATAATATCTGAGACCACAGATTGACTTGGTTTATACGTCCAATAATCTATGCTTCGCGATATTAAACTATCCAGATTATATTTGTTTAGAACGTCTTCAGGTTCACCTACCAAATTCATAATATCTCTAATGTCTGATAAAATGCTTTCATAATTTTTAATGTACTTCTCAATACTTACTTTATTCTTTTTAAATTCTAAATTTAGGTTTTTAACGATTAGATGTTCATCTTGTTTATAGCCTAATTCCTGATTCCAATTGTTAATCTGCAGCGCGATTAAAATCCCAATAACCACAAGTATAATTTCTCCAACAGCATATTTAAAATACTTCGAAGTCTTGTTTTTCATAATTAAGTTTTGTCTAATATGTCTGAAAAATTTAATCATTGCTTTTCTTTTTCATTTTATTAATAAGCATAAAAAGAAGCGATAGTACTGCAATGAAAATTCCTGTACCAATGAGTTCTTCCGAAGACAAGTTAGAAAGAAAATAAATGATAATTCCTATAGATAATAAAGGAACAAAATTACCTCCAGGTATTTTAAAGTCTCCAGGTTCAGCCTTTTGAGTTTTTCGTAATTTAATAACAGAACAAGCAACGCCTAAATAGATCAATAGAATAGATGACGTTGCAAGAATAACCAATTGCTCAAAACTTCCTGTTGTAGCCAATATAAACGTTAACGCTGTATGTGTAATGATGGCAATATGAGGTGTGGCAAATTTTGAATGTACTTTTGATAATTTTTTAATTGGAATGACTCTATCTCTTGATAGTGCAAATAAAATCCGTGGTGAGTTTAATAAATCTCCACTAATAAGTCCGAACATAGATACTGCAGCACCAACTGTTAATAAAATATATCCAAAAGGACCCAATATAACTTTAGCAGTTTCAGCTAGAGGAGCTGCTTTATAATCGACTAAATTAGAACCTAAAACACCTTGACAAACCGTTTGAATAAGGATATACAAAATAACGACAGAGCCAATACTAATTAAAATGGCACGTGGAATGGTTCGCTTTGGATTTTTGATTTCGCCACCAACAATCAATCCTGTTTCGCAACCTAAAAACGCGAAAAATAAGATTAATGATGATTCTCCAAGCTGATTGATACTTGGTAAAGCTTCGATGTGTAGATTGTCAAATGAGATATGACTTAATCCAAAGAGGACTAAAATAAGTAACGGACTTACTTTTAAAATGGTATTAAGTTTTATCAAACCAATCCCTTGTTTGACACCTCTTATATTAATAAAAGCAAGACATAAATACATTAGAAACAGAAAGCTTGTACGAACCCAAGGTATTTCGAAAACAGGATTGATAGTTGCCAAGATATTTACAAGAGCAATAGCTACAGCTGCACTTGCAATCATATTGCTACCAGACGCAAAAATGCCAGCTATAAATCCAGCGTAGTCTCCAAAAGCGGTTTCAATATAGGTGTAAGGACCTCCAGTATTATTGACTTTACTACCTGCTTCAGCAAAACAGAGCACGACTAGTGCAATTAGAATTCCGCAAAAGATGTATGAAAATATACTTGCAACTCCCATGATTCCTGTAATAATTGCAGGTAAGGCAAAAATGCCTGCGCCAATCATGATGTTTACAATATTAGCTGATAAGCCAAATATACCAATACTACGTTTTAAGCCTTTGTCTTCATTCATTTTTAAGTGTTTTTAATTGTTTAGTAAAGGATATTGTCTAAAATGCGATTTAAGTTTTGTTCCATTTGCATAAATTTTCCATCACTGAAAAATATGTGGTGAGCTTCTTGACGAAATTTAGCGAGTTCCATATTAGTGTATTCATGTTGATGAATATTATCATCTATTTTCTCGAGTTGTTCGTCTTCAGTATCAGCTTTAAATTCGTTGTAGATTTTGTTAAATGTGTCTGTATCAACTTTCGATGTAATCATTTCAATTTCTAGATCTGTTTCTTCTGAATCTGCATTGGCACATAGAAGAAGGATGTAGATTTGAAGTTCTAATTTGGTCCATTGGTCAATTTTTGATGTCATAATAGTATTGATTGTTTGGTTAAAGGTCTGTTTTATTAAGATTTTAATGTATTGATTTCGTTGTCTATAGTTTTAATTAATGTCTCAAGTTTTATTATTGATCCGTTAAGCCATTTTAAGCGTAATAATCTAAAATTATAGAGTTCTACAGATGTGTTTTTAAAAGCTTCATTCTGTTTTAAATTTGATAAATTTATAGGAGTATTTACTGCTAGTTTAACATCTTCAAGCCATTTGTCGACGACAGGTGAAGTTTTGAAATTTTTTAATAATTCTTCCTGATAGTTAGGTAAATAATCTTCATAAAACATTTTTTCACGTCTATGAATATTTGCAAAGTCAAGTTCATACATTAAAGTAATTTGTAATCGAATCGAATCATTTGAAATAATGTTGTCATTACTGTTTTCAAGGTTTTTATAGGTTGTGTTGGCATTATTAAATATGTTAGTATTGCTAAAACTTTCAACCCAATATTTTAAAGAATCTGTGACTTGATTGCTTGTGTTTAAATGGTCAAGCATCTGTTGACCACTTTTATTACTGAGTAGCATTAATTCATGTATTTCAGTTATTTCTTTATAGTTTTCTCTAAGATCAACATTTAATTGGGTAAGTGTTTTTATCTCATTGGATTTGGTTTTTCGGTGTTCATTCCAAGTGTTGATTTGTACAGCAATTAAAATTCCAATGACAACTAGTAGTATTTCACCAATAGCATATTTGAAGTACTTTGAAGTCTTATTTTCCATAATTAAGGTTTGTCTGAAACGTCTAAAAACTTTTATCATTTAAGTTCACTATTAACGAGTTCTAGTATTTCTTTTTGCATGTCGTAAATTCCATTCAACTGACTTATAATCATTTTGTTATAATAGAACCTTTGAGCAATATAAGTTGCTAATAAATTTGAGTTGTTTACAAGCGAAGACGTGTTAATCTTCACCTTATTATCACGATCTATAGTATATGCATACGTGTTTTCATATTCATTAATTAAATCACTTTTCTGACTTAATAAAGGAGCTAGTTGATCATTTGCCATTGTTCGTACATCATATTCATCTTCATTTAAATCTGCAAGTTCTCGTTTAAAGCGACTAATCGTTGTTTTTAAGGTTTCGTTTTTTATCAAATCAATGTTTCCAGTAGATATGATGACATCAATTGTTGATGTTGTAGGAATATATGTTGGTGCAGCAATTGCAGCCATCGTTAAGGTATCTGGAATTTGGATTGTTGTCTCTTTTGGTGATGATTTTAGAAGTTTAATAAATTGATTTAGATTGCGATGGTATTTTTGATTAGCAAATATCAGGACCTCGATTTCTTGTTGGTTTTTAATAAAATCTTCTTTTAGATTAGTGAGAATGGATTGTTCTACTATTCTATAATTTTTTTCTTGTTTCCAACTGTTAATTTGCAACGC is part of the Psychroserpens ponticola genome and encodes:
- a CDS encoding PPK2 family polyphosphate kinase, with the translated sequence MKEIKINEFKVTENIQLSNISTTFNLGANKNTVEDELEEVREKLGDFQNTIYAHGKYAILICIQGMDTAGKDSMIREVFKDFNTRGIVVHSFKVPTENELNHDYLWRHYIALPARGKFSVFNRTHYENVLVTRVHPGYILGENLPDVNSVDDINDAFWDQRFNQINDFEKHIAENGTIIFKFFLHLSKEEQKNRLLRRLEKPNKNWKFSPGDLKERKLWDKYQDCYEDALNRTSKPHAPWFAIPADDKPTARYIVAKILYDTLIQYKDIVEPELDDDIKANLDVYIKQLENE
- a CDS encoding M20/M25/M40 family metallo-hydrolase, which translates into the protein MKQLILLLSIVITCQLSAQTDTENLKKIYDNSLTNGMSYQWLDHLSNQIGGRLSGSLNAEIAVQYTKEQFETLGLDKVWLQPVMVPRWIRGAPEFAYIETSPGKTTSVNICALGGSIATPTGGVKANLIEVETYKDLEALGETKIKGKIVFINRPMQANLINTFEAYGGCSSERYNGAKEAAKYGALAVIVRSLNLRLDDYPHTGSMSYGDLPNSQRIPSAAISTNDAELLSGMIALNKDLKFYFSQNCKQLADVQSYNVIGEITGSEFPNEVIVVGGHLDSWDLGDGSHDDGAGVVQSMDVLRLLKESGIRPKRTIRAVLFMNEENGLRGGKKYAEVAKKKGENHIFALESDSGGFTPRGFSFQSSEAMLAKVQSWRSLFKPYLIHYFEAGYSGADIGPLKNDNIVLAGLRPDSQRYFDHHHAANDTFEHVNKRELELGAASMTALIYLIDKYGTDTITNDTELKD
- a CDS encoding cupin domain-containing protein yields the protein MRISNTTFTFKIISSISLFLLLWNCKNQPELPDPHEAGWNNQVICEVVEDNDKLRTLKCTFPPGVGHERHYHNAHYGYTVSGSKFRIKDTTGTREVNVPSGYSFYNDKIEWHEVLNIGDSTAVFLIVEPK
- a CDS encoding DUF6090 family protein is translated as MENKTSKYFKYAIGEIILVVIGILIALQINTWNKQQEEHQLELKIIEEIRSNLNHDLDEIQEDIAIMADINSACDALKTYINTQEIPSEELFITAGLLRVTPHFDPNTSGYGLLVSKGIGVISSDSLRNDISLHYERLYNYYKRYEEERIQFHALHSEPKLIEHFSPSYDANQTYYVMHEISQEDFSILKKDKAFIKVVSAIAFENSSVKNRAERVESSILSLITALDKEIKVLKE
- a CDS encoding DUF6090 family protein; translation: MIKLFRNIRKTLLAEGKTPKYFKYAIGEIVLVVIGILIALQINTWNLQRIENKKEEELLIGLLDEFQYNLGTLEEGLIVNEKVSQACISLTQMIRSGTIDKDTKLTDELLVTLGTFQSFDARTGISDEIVNSGKISILKNDTLRTQLGNWLTLLRDSEEDILFRSDHYTMNLMPFLMKRFPLANGELTKKLPFDKKNYLKTIKKNRHLNTIYRKKT
- a CDS encoding DUF6090 family protein; this translates as MKNKTSKYFKYAVGEIILVVIGILIALQINNWNQELGYKQDEHLIVKNLNLEFKKNKVSIEKYIKNYESILSDIRDIMNLVGEPEDVLNKYNLDSLISRSIDYWTYKPSQSVVSDIISSGKLNLITSDSLRLQLFDWSVNLEENEENYKTLDEISQSIVLPYLIKHASLKNIDSYGILEWHNKTKLKHSNYKMFQDIEFENVMDAHAWDIKNYIIILKNLEKTIDRIIIETNRELQL
- a CDS encoding APC family permease: MNEDKGLKRSIGIFGLSANIVNIMIGAGIFALPAIITGIMGVASIFSYIFCGILIALVVLCFAEAGSKVNNTGGPYTYIETAFGDYAGFIAGIFASGSNMIASAAVAIALVNILATINPVFEIPWVRTSFLFLMYLCLAFINIRGVKQGIGLIKLNTILKVSPLLILVLFGLSHISFDNLHIEALPSINQLGESSLILFFAFLGCETGLIVGGEIKNPKRTIPRAILISIGSVVILYILIQTVCQGVLGSNLVDYKAAPLAETAKVILGPFGYILLTVGAAVSMFGLISGDLLNSPRILFALSRDRVIPIKKLSKVHSKFATPHIAIITHTALTFILATTGSFEQLVILATSSILLIYLGVACSVIKLRKTQKAEPGDFKIPGGNFVPLLSIGIIIYFLSNLSSEELIGTGIFIAVLSLLFMLINKMKKKSND
- a CDS encoding DUF6090 family protein — protein: MENKTSKYFKYAIGEILLVVIGILIAVQINTWNEHRKTKSNEIKTLTQLNVDLRENYKEITEIHELMLLSNKSGQQMLDHLNTSNQVTDSLKYWVESFSNTNIFNNANTTYKNLENSNDNIISNDSIRLQITLMYELDFANIHRREKMFYEDYLPNYQEELLKNFKTSPVVDKWLEDVKLAVNTPINLSNLKQNEAFKNTSVELYNFRLLRLKWLNGSIIKLETLIKTIDNEINTLKS
- a CDS encoding DUF6090 family protein, with the translated sequence MENKTGKYFKYAIGEILLVVIGILIALQINSWKQEKNYRIVEQSILTNLKEDFIKNQQEIEVLIFANQKYHRNLNQFIKLLKSSPKETTIQIPDTLTMAAIAAPTYIPTTSTIDVIISTGNIDLIKNETLKTTISRFKRELADLNEDEYDVRTMANDQLAPLLSQKSDLINEYENTYAYTIDRDNKVKINTSSLVNNSNLLATYIAQRFYYNKMIISQLNGIYDMQKEILELVNSELK